A section of the Callospermophilus lateralis isolate mCalLat2 chromosome 16, mCalLat2.hap1, whole genome shotgun sequence genome encodes:
- the Fbxo43 gene encoding F-box only protein 43 isoform X1, translating into MSFNERFSCLEAYLTLTSRSSRFTDETESLKMSQRHSDQASPGTGSQVDSPTINCKCSSFRHSCSTSSFQDSDHNKLSKSFCFNNADKEVLGNKEKDPTVTHEHPETLNLGLTHPLESPTQRKKCVFPRKEMEKTPELCETPKVSGKKCLLRRRLNMSFSLLKGDFESRNSSLESSISQVLNLEKKIPSSATDFPRQNDFSPLVTSTLKTEEVTSSSQNLRLNFSQQKTSTIDDSKDDCDLFEVECISPIQGNNSKDSITHDFSDSSLSVNDENTYPALLGSSGSGTTCGTDEDLFVTPVSNLVANIKFNASQTHSPSAEVRHNVSTPEDSGFNSLSLEKSEDSLSDQESSFQELFQNHKGTLKLGDTIRKSRRLGRSRRLSTLQEQGSQSETEEEKQITHSNPEMRFLTTSSTSESGLGCDNKSEDLTISFENLSRTPALQLVHELFMKNKRKRFQQKDAHEFLEERDGEKIATLQSVLAGLIGKKMGIEQLDILTELKYRNLRHILAMVLDSLTAESLYSVWKVSKNWREIVVQDKKANRRRKFYITQLKANSEEAVLNVEDAATRLHLLNRSALRSVQAQAKTPSSQKEQVPTLSPWGEILTPIASSSVNHLNSKQEEYVKVAKTLFIDEALKPCPRCQSPAKYQPYKKRGLCSRTACGFDFCVLCLCAYHGSEECSRGTAKPRNRKDALPGSAQSKRNLKRL; encoded by the exons ATGAGTTTTAATGAGAGATTTTCTTGTTTGGAAGCCTACCTAACTTTGACATCTAGGAGTTCAAGATTTACTGATG AAACAGAGAGCTTGAAGATGTCACAAAGGCACTCAGATCAAGCTAGCCCTGGAACAGGAAGTCAGGTGGACTCTCCTACCATCAACTGCAAGTGCTCCAGCTTCAGACATTCTTGTTCCACATCTTCCTTTCAAGATAGTGACCATAACAAGTTGTCAAAATCTTTCTGCTTTAATAATGCAGATAAAGAAGTTTTgggaaacaaagaaaaagacCCAACAGTAACCCATGAGCACCCTGAAACTTTAAACCTAGGCTTAACACATCCTTTAGAGTCTCCCActcaaagaaagaaatgtgtcttTCCTAGGAAGGAAATGGAGAaaaccccagaactttgtgaaacTCCTAAAGTCAGTGGGAAAAAGTGTCTACTGCGGAGAAGATTGAATATGTCTTTCTCTCTTCTAAAGGGGGACTTTGAATCACGAAACAGTTCTTTAGAAAGTAGTATAAGCCAAGTTCTCAACTTAGAAAAAAAGATCCCAAGCAGTGCCACAGATTTTCCCAGGCAAAATGATTTTAGCCCATTAGTTACTAGCACATTAAAAACAGAAGAAGTGACATCCAGCAGTCAAAACTTGAGACTAAATTTTTCTCAACAGAAGACTTCCACAATTGATGATTCTAAAGATGATTGTGACCTatttgaagttgaatgtatatcTCCAATTCAGGGCAATAATTCCAAAGATTCTATCACACATGACTTTAGTGATAGTAGTTTAAGTGTTAATGATGAAAATACATATCCTGCACTTCTGGGATCCTCTGGTAGTGGAACAACCTGTGGAACAGATGAGGACCTATTTGTGACTCCAGTAAGTAATCTTGtagcaaatattaaatttaatGCAAGTCAAACACATTCTCCTTCAGCGGAAGTGAGACACAATGTTTCAACACCTGAAGACAGTGGTTTCAACTCACTTAGCTTGGAGAAGTCTGAAGATTCCCTCTCTGACCAGGAGAGTTCTTTTCAAGAACTATTCCAGAATCATAAGGGGACTCTCAAATTGGGGGACACCATAAGAAAGTCAAGGCGTCTTGGAAGGTCGAGAAGACTGTCCACTCTTCAGGAGCAAGGCTCACAGTCAGAGACAGAGGAGGAAAAGCAGATCACCCACTCCAACCCTGAAATGAGATTCTTGACCACTTCAAGCACCTCAGAGAGTGGGCTGGGCTGTGATAATAAGAGTGAGGATTTGACCATAAGCTTTGAGAATTTATCAAGAACCCCAGCCTTGCAATTAGTGCATGAGCTCTTcatgaaaaacaaaaggaaaagattTCAGCAAAAGGATGCCCATGAATTCTTGGAAGAAAGGGATGGGGAAAAAATTGCCACCTTGCAATCTGTTCTTGCAGGACTGATTGGCAAAAAGATGGGTATAGAACAGCTGGACATCTTAACAGAATTAAAGTATAGAAATTTAAGGCATATTCTTGCTATGGTTTTAGATTCCTTGACTGCAGAGAGCCTGTACAG TGTTTGGAAAGTCAGCAAAAACTGGCGTGAAATTGTTGTACAAGATAAAAAAGCAAATCGGAGGAGGAAATTTTATATCACACAACTGAAAGCAAATTCTGAG GAGGCTGTATTAAATGTTGAAGATGCTGCCACTCGCCTCCATCTTTTAAATCGCTCAGCTTTAAGATCAGTACAAGCTCAGGCTAAGACACCCAGTTCTCAGAAAGAGCAAGTTCCAACCTTATCTCCTTGGGGAGAAATTTTGACACCTATAGCAAGCTCTTCAGTTAACCACTTAAATAGTAAACAGGAAGAATATGTTAAG GTTGCCAAAACACTTTTTATTGATGAAGCATTAAAACCTTGCCCAAGGTGCCAATCCCCTGCTAAGTACCAGCCATATAAGAAAAGGGGACTGTGTAGCCGCACAGCCTGTGGTTTTGACTTTTGCGTGTTGTGTTTGTGTGCTTATCATGGGTCTGAAGAATGTAGTAGAGGAACAGCAAAGCCAAGAAATAGAAAAGATGCTCTCCCAGGAAGTGCCCAGAGTAAGCGGAATTTAAAACGCCTTTAA
- the Polr2k gene encoding DNA-directed RNA polymerases I, II, and III subunit RPABC4 translates to MDTQKDVQPPKQQPMIYICGECHTENEIKSRDPIRCRECGYRIMYKKRTKRLVVFDAR, encoded by the exons ATGGACACTCAGAAGGACGTTCAACCCCCAAAGCAGCAGCCAATGATCTATATCTGTGGAG aatgtcacacagaaaatgaaataaaatccagGGATCCAATCAGATGCAGAGAATGTGGATACAGAATAATGTACAAGAAAAGAACTAAAAGAT TGGTGGTTTTTGATGCTCGGTGA
- the Fbxo43 gene encoding F-box only protein 43 isoform X2 translates to MSFNERFSCLEAYLTLTSRSSRFTDESLKMSQRHSDQASPGTGSQVDSPTINCKCSSFRHSCSTSSFQDSDHNKLSKSFCFNNADKEVLGNKEKDPTVTHEHPETLNLGLTHPLESPTQRKKCVFPRKEMEKTPELCETPKVSGKKCLLRRRLNMSFSLLKGDFESRNSSLESSISQVLNLEKKIPSSATDFPRQNDFSPLVTSTLKTEEVTSSSQNLRLNFSQQKTSTIDDSKDDCDLFEVECISPIQGNNSKDSITHDFSDSSLSVNDENTYPALLGSSGSGTTCGTDEDLFVTPVSNLVANIKFNASQTHSPSAEVRHNVSTPEDSGFNSLSLEKSEDSLSDQESSFQELFQNHKGTLKLGDTIRKSRRLGRSRRLSTLQEQGSQSETEEEKQITHSNPEMRFLTTSSTSESGLGCDNKSEDLTISFENLSRTPALQLVHELFMKNKRKRFQQKDAHEFLEERDGEKIATLQSVLAGLIGKKMGIEQLDILTELKYRNLRHILAMVLDSLTAESLYSVWKVSKNWREIVVQDKKANRRRKFYITQLKANSEGEAVLNVEDAATRLHLLNRSALRSVQAQAKTPSSQKEQVPTLSPWGEILTPIASSSVNHLNSKQEEYVKVAKTLFIDEALKPCPRCQSPAKYQPYKKRGLCSRTACGFDFCVLCLCAYHGSEECSRGTAKPRNRKDALPGSAQSKRNLKRL, encoded by the exons ATGAGTTTTAATGAGAGATTTTCTTGTTTGGAAGCCTACCTAACTTTGACATCTAGGAGTTCAAGATTTACTGATG AGAGCTTGAAGATGTCACAAAGGCACTCAGATCAAGCTAGCCCTGGAACAGGAAGTCAGGTGGACTCTCCTACCATCAACTGCAAGTGCTCCAGCTTCAGACATTCTTGTTCCACATCTTCCTTTCAAGATAGTGACCATAACAAGTTGTCAAAATCTTTCTGCTTTAATAATGCAGATAAAGAAGTTTTgggaaacaaagaaaaagacCCAACAGTAACCCATGAGCACCCTGAAACTTTAAACCTAGGCTTAACACATCCTTTAGAGTCTCCCActcaaagaaagaaatgtgtcttTCCTAGGAAGGAAATGGAGAaaaccccagaactttgtgaaacTCCTAAAGTCAGTGGGAAAAAGTGTCTACTGCGGAGAAGATTGAATATGTCTTTCTCTCTTCTAAAGGGGGACTTTGAATCACGAAACAGTTCTTTAGAAAGTAGTATAAGCCAAGTTCTCAACTTAGAAAAAAAGATCCCAAGCAGTGCCACAGATTTTCCCAGGCAAAATGATTTTAGCCCATTAGTTACTAGCACATTAAAAACAGAAGAAGTGACATCCAGCAGTCAAAACTTGAGACTAAATTTTTCTCAACAGAAGACTTCCACAATTGATGATTCTAAAGATGATTGTGACCTatttgaagttgaatgtatatcTCCAATTCAGGGCAATAATTCCAAAGATTCTATCACACATGACTTTAGTGATAGTAGTTTAAGTGTTAATGATGAAAATACATATCCTGCACTTCTGGGATCCTCTGGTAGTGGAACAACCTGTGGAACAGATGAGGACCTATTTGTGACTCCAGTAAGTAATCTTGtagcaaatattaaatttaatGCAAGTCAAACACATTCTCCTTCAGCGGAAGTGAGACACAATGTTTCAACACCTGAAGACAGTGGTTTCAACTCACTTAGCTTGGAGAAGTCTGAAGATTCCCTCTCTGACCAGGAGAGTTCTTTTCAAGAACTATTCCAGAATCATAAGGGGACTCTCAAATTGGGGGACACCATAAGAAAGTCAAGGCGTCTTGGAAGGTCGAGAAGACTGTCCACTCTTCAGGAGCAAGGCTCACAGTCAGAGACAGAGGAGGAAAAGCAGATCACCCACTCCAACCCTGAAATGAGATTCTTGACCACTTCAAGCACCTCAGAGAGTGGGCTGGGCTGTGATAATAAGAGTGAGGATTTGACCATAAGCTTTGAGAATTTATCAAGAACCCCAGCCTTGCAATTAGTGCATGAGCTCTTcatgaaaaacaaaaggaaaagattTCAGCAAAAGGATGCCCATGAATTCTTGGAAGAAAGGGATGGGGAAAAAATTGCCACCTTGCAATCTGTTCTTGCAGGACTGATTGGCAAAAAGATGGGTATAGAACAGCTGGACATCTTAACAGAATTAAAGTATAGAAATTTAAGGCATATTCTTGCTATGGTTTTAGATTCCTTGACTGCAGAGAGCCTGTACAG TGTTTGGAAAGTCAGCAAAAACTGGCGTGAAATTGTTGTACAAGATAAAAAAGCAAATCGGAGGAGGAAATTTTATATCACACAACTGAAAGCAAATTCTGAG GGT GAGGCTGTATTAAATGTTGAAGATGCTGCCACTCGCCTCCATCTTTTAAATCGCTCAGCTTTAAGATCAGTACAAGCTCAGGCTAAGACACCCAGTTCTCAGAAAGAGCAAGTTCCAACCTTATCTCCTTGGGGAGAAATTTTGACACCTATAGCAAGCTCTTCAGTTAACCACTTAAATAGTAAACAGGAAGAATATGTTAAG GTTGCCAAAACACTTTTTATTGATGAAGCATTAAAACCTTGCCCAAGGTGCCAATCCCCTGCTAAGTACCAGCCATATAAGAAAAGGGGACTGTGTAGCCGCACAGCCTGTGGTTTTGACTTTTGCGTGTTGTGTTTGTGTGCTTATCATGGGTCTGAAGAATGTAGTAGAGGAACAGCAAAGCCAAGAAATAGAAAAGATGCTCTCCCAGGAAGTGCCCAGAGTAAGCGGAATTTAAAACGCCTTTAA